CATACCTTGGTGGTCGTACGTCCGCATTTAAGAAAGATGGATATACCTTTGATCGCGGCCCAACATTTCTAAGCATGCCGTACATATTGGAAGAGTTATTTGATTTTGTTGGTAGAAAACTAGATGACTATCTTGATCTATTAAAAGTTGAGCCAATGTATGAATTACGGTTTAAAGACCTAGTATTTAGTCCTTCTGCTACCTTCCAATCGACCTTTGAACAAATCCAGTCCTTGTTCCCCGGAGATGAGCTTGGATATAAGCGGTTTATGGAAGATACAAGACGGAAAATGAATGCACTTCTTCCGGTCTTGCAGAATCGTCATAGCTCCTTACTCGATTACGCCAGATGGAGAACCATTAAAGCTCTACCGGAGTTATCATTAAATCAGTCTTTATATGAGGTATTAGATTCATATTTTACAGATGAGCGTTTAAAGCTATCTTTCACCTTTCAGTCGAAGTATCTGGGAATGTCCCCGTGGGAGTGCCCAGGTGCGTTTAGTATCCTGTCTTATATGGAACATGAGTATGGGGTCTGGCATCCAAGAGGTGGATTAAACCAGATCTCAGAGGCAATGGCCAAAGTTGTTCAAGAGTATGGTGGACGTATTCACCTGAACACACCAATTAAACAAATCCTTACCAAAAATAAATCAGTCTATGGCCTTGAACTAGAAAATGGTGAAGCGTATCAATACGATGATGTCGTTATAAATGCAGATTTTGCTTATGCGATGACTGAGTTATTTTCAGAAACGAAGCTAAAACAGCATACAAAAGCAAAGCTAGATAAAAAGAACTATTCTTGTTCGTCGTTTATGATTTATATTGGCTTAGACAAGCAATATGACCAAACGCACCATACCGTCGTTTTCTCAGAGGATTACAAAAAAAATGTAGAAGAAATCACTAAAAGTAAAACGTTATCCGCGGATCCATCTATCTATATTCAAAACCCTGTTGTGACTGATTCAAGTTTGGCACCTTCAGGAAAGTCAGGTCTCTATATTCTTGCACCAGTCCCGAATAACTTTAGTCTATTAGATTGGGAAAGACATAAATACGAGTTTAGAGACTTGATTTACGATATTATTGAGCAACGAACGGAATTTGAAAATCTAAGAGATCATGTAGTATTTGAAGAACTACTAACGCCAGATGATTGGCAAAATCATCATAATATTTATCAAGGTGCGACATTTAACCTTGCTCATAATTTAGGACAAATGATGTACTTTAGGCCTCATAATCAATTTCAGGAGCTTAATAACTGCTGGTTAGTAGGAGGCGGAACACATCCAGGAAGCGGTTTGCCGACCATTTTTGAATCGGCTCGAATTACTGCCAACTCGTTAATGGATGCAGACAAAAAGGGGTTATACAAACAATGAAAACCATTATAGTTGGCGGAGGAATTGGTGGTTTAATTACTGCCCTTTACTTAACAAAACGAGGCGAACAAGTAGCCATAATTGAAAAAGAAGAAATGCTCGGTGGGCGATTGGCTTTTATTCAAAAAGATGGGTTCACGATTGATAAAGGACCTACCATCGTTTTGCTTCCTGAGATGATCAGGTCCATATTGGAAGAAGTAGGGGTTGACCCTAACAGTTTGGAAATGGTTCGAATAGACCCACTTTATTCGTTGACCTATTCTGATGGCACAACATTTATGAAGTGGAGTAACAAAGAGAAGCAGCTTGCTGAAATAAATCGGGTTTTTCCAGGGGAAGAGCAATCTTTTTTATCGTACCTTGATACGATGAATAAGCGCTTTACACTTGGAAAATCAGTTTTTTTAGATCGTCAATTTATAAAAAAGCGTGATTTTTTCAGTTTTCCATCTTTAGTGGCTTTAATGAAGTTGAAGGCTTATCAATCCGTAGAAAAACAGACAGCACAATTCTTTAAGGATCAACGTCTTCAAGAGGCTTTTTCTTTACAGACTTTGTATATTGGTGGGGCACCGTCTACGTCTCCTGCCTTATATTCACTTGTATCATTTAGTGAGCACTATCATGGTATTTGGTATGTGAAGGGTGGATACGGAAGTCTAATTCCAATTCTTGAAAAAGAATTAAAAATGCGTGGTGTAGAGATCTACCTAAATACAACAATTAACCGGATTGAAGAAAAAGATAATAGAGTATCTGCTGTTCATTCTGAAGATCAGTGCTTTGAAGCAGATCGCTTTGTCATGAATGGAGAAATTCCACTTGTAAAAGCAATGCTTCCCGAGAAACAGCCTAAAAGACCAGCATATATCTCTTCGTCATCTTGTCTATTGCTTTATTTTGGCCTAAATAAAACGTATGAAGAAGCAAACGTACATCAATTTTATATGTCAGAGGATTTCAAAAAGAATATGAAAGAGATTTTTGCGGATAAAAGGTTACCGTCGAATCCATCTCTTTATGCGTTTCACCCATCTAAAATAGATGACACTTTGGCACCATCAGGGAAAGCTGTGCTATACGTTCTAATTCCAGTGCCTTCTGGTTCTGAAATTGATTGGAAGGACGTGGATGCGTTTATAGATTCTTGTATCGAAACATTAGAATCATGGCATTTCCCTAACCTGCGAGAGCATATGGAATGGATGGAGGTTCGAACTCCACAAGATGCAGAAGAAGACGGACTGTTTCAGGGTGGAAGCTTTGGGCTCGCACCAGTTTTAAAACAGTCTGGAGTTTTTAGGCCACAGATAAAACCGTTTGGCAGAGATAATTTATATGCCGTTGGAGCGTCTGTTCATCCTGGAGGAGGCATTCCAATAGTGATGCAGGGAGCAAAGCTTTTGTCTGATTATCTTGCTAATGAGACAGAACCAGCTATAAGGAAGGAGAAATCTGTTTGAAGACGTTAGAAGACGCCTATCAGGATTGCCACAAGATTATAAATCGTCATTCGAAAACCTTTTCTAAAGCCTTTAGCTTGCTGCCTGCAGCAAAAAGAAAAGCTGTATGGGCAATCTATGCCTTTTGTCGAAGTGTTGATGATATTGTGGATGAGGGAGCAAATCCTCATGAGGAACTGGCTGAATTCGAAAAACAATTTGAACTGTTTTTGAATCAGGAATTACCACTTGAGCAATCGATGTGGTTAGCTTTAGATGATGTATTTAAGAAATTTGACGTTAATAAACAAGCTTTTACCGATATGATTAAAGGACAACAAATGGACCTTGTCAAAAATCGCTATTATACAATGGAGGAAGTGGAAGAGTATTCGTATTATGTTGCAGGAACAGTAGGGTTAATGCTATTACCTGTTCTTGCTCCAAATAACCATAAGCAGCTTGAAGCGGGTGGTAAGTCTCTAGGGACGGCTATGCAGATTACGAATATCCTGCGAGATATTGGTGAAGATATCCAGCGAGGTAGAATTTATTTGCCCTCAGATCTAATGGATTTATTCGGAGTCACAGAAGAGCAAATCAAGGCTAGTGAGGTAACGGACTCCTTCATAGAGTTGTGGGAACACATGGCTACACGTGCTGAAGATCTGTACAAGCTTGCATTAGAATCTATTGAATACTATCCAATAGATGCACGTATGCCAGTAAAGGGTGCTGCGTACATGTATCGAGCCATATTAAATTCTGTAAGAAGAAATCAATATCAAGTATTCACTACTCGATCATTCATTACTCAAGAAGAGAAACAAAATATTCTTTCGCAATTATAAACGTTTAAAAACGATTGATTCTCAAATGAGATTCAATCGTTTTTTGTTGGCGATGTATATTAATTTTGATTACTTAACAATTTAGCTACATTCAGTCCACTTAACACTACCATTGGAGAGCCTCCACCTGGGTGCGTAGAACCACCTACAAAATAGATATTCTCTAAGTCACGCGCTTTATTAGCAGGACGGAGAAAAGCGTTCTTT
The nucleotide sequence above comes from Alkalicoccobacillus plakortidis. Encoded proteins:
- a CDS encoding phytoene desaturase family protein; the encoded protein is MKTIIVGGGIGGLITALYLTKRGEQVAIIEKEEMLGGRLAFIQKDGFTIDKGPTIVLLPEMIRSILEEVGVDPNSLEMVRIDPLYSLTYSDGTTFMKWSNKEKQLAEINRVFPGEEQSFLSYLDTMNKRFTLGKSVFLDRQFIKKRDFFSFPSLVALMKLKAYQSVEKQTAQFFKDQRLQEAFSLQTLYIGGAPSTSPALYSLVSFSEHYHGIWYVKGGYGSLIPILEKELKMRGVEIYLNTTINRIEEKDNRVSAVHSEDQCFEADRFVMNGEIPLVKAMLPEKQPKRPAYISSSSCLLLYFGLNKTYEEANVHQFYMSEDFKKNMKEIFADKRLPSNPSLYAFHPSKIDDTLAPSGKAVLYVLIPVPSGSEIDWKDVDAFIDSCIETLESWHFPNLREHMEWMEVRTPQDAEEDGLFQGGSFGLAPVLKQSGVFRPQIKPFGRDNLYAVGASVHPGGGIPIVMQGAKLLSDYLANETEPAIRKEKSV
- a CDS encoding phytoene desaturase family protein, with product MTKHIAVVGAGPGGLACAMLLAGRGYHVDVYEKQPYLGGRTSAFKKDGYTFDRGPTFLSMPYILEELFDFVGRKLDDYLDLLKVEPMYELRFKDLVFSPSATFQSTFEQIQSLFPGDELGYKRFMEDTRRKMNALLPVLQNRHSSLLDYARWRTIKALPELSLNQSLYEVLDSYFTDERLKLSFTFQSKYLGMSPWECPGAFSILSYMEHEYGVWHPRGGLNQISEAMAKVVQEYGGRIHLNTPIKQILTKNKSVYGLELENGEAYQYDDVVINADFAYAMTELFSETKLKQHTKAKLDKKNYSCSSFMIYIGLDKQYDQTHHTVVFSEDYKKNVEEITKSKTLSADPSIYIQNPVVTDSSLAPSGKSGLYILAPVPNNFSLLDWERHKYEFRDLIYDIIEQRTEFENLRDHVVFEELLTPDDWQNHHNIYQGATFNLAHNLGQMMYFRPHNQFQELNNCWLVGGGTHPGSGLPTIFESARITANSLMDADKKGLYKQ
- a CDS encoding phytoene/squalene synthase family protein, whose product is MKTLEDAYQDCHKIINRHSKTFSKAFSLLPAAKRKAVWAIYAFCRSVDDIVDEGANPHEELAEFEKQFELFLNQELPLEQSMWLALDDVFKKFDVNKQAFTDMIKGQQMDLVKNRYYTMEEVEEYSYYVAGTVGLMLLPVLAPNNHKQLEAGGKSLGTAMQITNILRDIGEDIQRGRIYLPSDLMDLFGVTEEQIKASEVTDSFIELWEHMATRAEDLYKLALESIEYYPIDARMPVKGAAYMYRAILNSVRRNQYQVFTTRSFITQEEKQNILSQL